The following proteins are co-located in the Robbsia betulipollinis genome:
- a CDS encoding amino acid ABC transporter ATP-binding protein, which produces MPMPGFIHAAAPADAPRGSALPAGTAPLPGDAARTAPLAPLLSVDRLHKRFGEKVILDAVSLEVGKGETVVLIGPSGSGKTTLLRCLNFLETPDGGTIRLHDDIIGRTANGAALPEAALARQRRRFGFVFQRFNLFAHLSARDNVACGPRRVLGLSQDAAQERARAALDRVHLSAHGDKRPGQLSGGQQQRVAIARALAMQPELLLFDEPTSALDPELVREVLDVMRDLASASMTMLVVTHEMAFARQAAHRVVFMDGGEVVEAGPAEQLFGAPREARTRRFLQHLSQDVKA; this is translated from the coding sequence ATGCCGATGCCCGGTTTCATCCATGCTGCCGCACCCGCCGATGCGCCGCGCGGGTCCGCACTGCCCGCGGGCACAGCACCCCTGCCCGGGGACGCGGCGCGCACGGCCCCGCTCGCCCCGCTGCTCAGCGTCGACCGCCTGCACAAGCGTTTCGGCGAGAAGGTGATCCTCGACGCGGTATCGCTGGAAGTGGGCAAAGGCGAAACGGTGGTGCTGATCGGCCCGTCCGGCTCGGGCAAGACGACGCTGCTGCGCTGCCTGAATTTTCTCGAAACGCCGGACGGCGGCACGATCCGCCTGCATGACGACATCATCGGCCGCACGGCGAACGGCGCCGCCCTGCCCGAGGCCGCGCTCGCGCGCCAGCGGCGGCGCTTCGGTTTCGTCTTCCAGCGCTTCAATCTGTTCGCCCATCTAAGCGCGCGCGACAACGTCGCCTGCGGGCCGCGGCGCGTGCTGGGCCTGTCCCAGGACGCCGCGCAGGAGCGCGCCCGGGCGGCGCTCGACCGGGTCCACCTGAGCGCGCATGGGGACAAACGTCCTGGCCAGTTATCGGGCGGGCAGCAGCAGCGCGTCGCGATCGCCCGCGCACTGGCGATGCAGCCGGAACTCCTGCTGTTCGACGAACCGACTTCCGCGCTCGATCCCGAACTGGTGCGCGAGGTCCTCGACGTGATGCGCGACCTGGCGAGCGCCAGCATGACGATGCTGGTGGTCACGCACGAGATGGCCTTCGCGCGCCAGGCCGCCCATCGCGTCGTCTTCATGGACGGCGGCGAGGTAGTGGAAGCGGGCCCGGCGGAACAACTTTTCGGGGCGCCGCGCGAAGCGCGCACGCGCCGTTTTCTTCAGCACCTTTCTCAAGACGTCAAGGCCTGA
- a CDS encoding amidohydrolase family protein, translating into MPDHPISPAASSDTPSEAPAGTAVTPGTATAPPAAAPPHYDLLLLGATVLSGVAGEAPVVDAALGIVGQRLAYVGPAAALPREAKARVTRRLDGRLIVPGYVNVHTHTILSMVRGVAEDLGFAPAYTPGIPHGHDVRPDEAIALARLGAMEAMLFGSTLINDSYVHADLTLGAMADLGLRVYACGRLHDVDFSGVADGRWEHHVAIGERTLREALDLADRWHGTADGRTGVQLAVHAPDTCSDAFLKTITAAAHTRDLGVATHLAQSRTEVAQVLRRSGMTPAQLLDDVGLLDSRLVAAHCLFLDDDDIRRVGAAGITVAHIPKGNATGGTMAPTPRLRAAGARIALGTDNMHGDMTEVMRWALAIARIQLGGVDAAWQPADALAMATGHGAAAMGREHDLGRLAPGWLADLVVFDFRRAHLTPHPNPLGTLVHTGMGRDVEMVVVDGGIVVDDGLPTRCDARQVIEAGHHAARQLWKRAQA; encoded by the coding sequence ATGCCGGACCACCCGATTTCCCCTGCCGCGTCGTCTGACACGCCATCCGAAGCGCCGGCCGGGACGGCCGTAACGCCAGGTACCGCGACTGCACCGCCCGCTGCCGCACCGCCTCATTACGACCTCCTGCTGCTCGGCGCGACGGTTCTCTCCGGCGTTGCCGGCGAGGCGCCCGTGGTCGACGCGGCGCTCGGCATCGTCGGTCAGCGGCTCGCCTATGTCGGACCGGCGGCGGCGCTGCCGCGCGAGGCCAAGGCCCGCGTCACGCGCCGGCTCGACGGTCGCCTGATCGTGCCCGGCTACGTCAACGTGCACACGCATACCATCCTGAGCATGGTGCGCGGCGTCGCCGAGGACCTCGGTTTCGCGCCGGCCTACACGCCCGGCATCCCGCACGGCCACGACGTGCGGCCCGACGAGGCGATCGCGCTGGCACGCCTGGGCGCGATGGAAGCCATGCTGTTCGGCTCGACCCTGATCAACGACAGCTATGTCCACGCCGACCTGACGCTGGGCGCGATGGCCGACCTGGGTCTGCGCGTCTATGCCTGCGGCCGCCTGCACGACGTCGACTTCTCCGGGGTGGCCGACGGCCGCTGGGAGCACCACGTCGCGATCGGCGAGCGCACGCTGCGCGAGGCGCTCGACCTCGCCGACCGCTGGCACGGCACGGCCGACGGCCGCACCGGCGTGCAGCTCGCCGTGCATGCGCCCGACACCTGCTCCGATGCCTTTCTCAAAACGATCACCGCCGCGGCGCACACGCGCGACCTCGGCGTGGCGACCCACCTCGCCCAGAGCCGCACCGAGGTCGCGCAGGTGCTGCGCCGTTCCGGCATGACGCCGGCGCAGTTGCTCGACGACGTCGGCTTGCTGGACTCGCGGCTGGTCGCCGCGCACTGCCTCTTTCTCGACGACGACGACATTCGCCGGGTCGGCGCCGCCGGCATCACCGTGGCCCATATCCCCAAAGGCAATGCGACGGGCGGAACGATGGCGCCCACGCCGCGGCTGCGCGCCGCGGGCGCGCGCATCGCGCTCGGCACCGACAACATGCACGGCGACATGACCGAAGTCATGCGCTGGGCGCTGGCCATCGCCCGCATCCAGCTGGGCGGCGTCGACGCCGCCTGGCAGCCCGCCGACGCACTGGCGATGGCCACCGGTCACGGCGCGGCCGCGATGGGACGGGAGCACGACCTCGGCCGCCTGGCCCCGGGCTGGCTCGCCGACCTCGTGGTATTCGATTTCCGGCGCGCGCATCTCACCCCGCATCCGAATCCTCTCGGCACGCTGGTGCATACCGGCATGGGCCGCGACGTCGAGATGGTGGTGGTCGACGGCGGCATCGTCGTCGACGACGGCCTGCCGACCCGGTGCGATGCGCGGCAGGTCATCGAAGCCGGTCACCATGCGGCCCGACAACTCTGGAAGCGAGCGCAGGCATGA